A genomic stretch from Centroberyx gerrardi isolate f3 chromosome 10, fCenGer3.hap1.cur.20231027, whole genome shotgun sequence includes:
- the stat4 gene encoding signal transducer and activator of transcription 4 isoform X3, with translation MSQWKQIQQLEIRLLEHVDYLYDDNFPMDIRQGLADWIESQDWDTAANDEPMATVMFTNLLSQLERLCSQEQNFLQRHNLKIINQQLQVKYKASPALMARVISTCLREERRILSSACMQEQGPLEKSLQNSVAIERQKNMDNRVMIIRSSVQMMDQSVKFIEDMQDDFDFRYKTLQSRDPVERNSDLMKQEVTRLQEMLNRLDFKRKEILSKMNDVIKEIDDLMTSQLNPELLAWKRRQQIASIGGPLLTGLDQLQNWFTLTAQSLFQVKRQLDKLGELILKVTYESDPIPLQRPQMEEQVKYLIYHLIKSSFVVEKQPCMPTHPQKPLIIKTGVQFTTKVRLLVKLPEVDYQLKVKTTFDKDLPPGRVNRQFFILTNNTKAMDIEDSSNGCLSVEFRHLQLKEKKYINGTKGNEGLLSVTEELHSLSFEACFTVQGLTVDLETCSLPLVVISNVSQLPGGWASVMWYNLLTDEPRNLAFFGNPARATWNQLSEVLSWQFSTLAGRGLNKEQLSMLGEKLLGQQASFGDCHVSWSKFSKENIPGKPFSFWMWLDSILELIKKHLLPVWNDNYIMGFVSKEMERALLKDRDPGTFLLRFSESHLGGITFTWVEHNDNGEVKFNSVEPYTKNRLSALPFADIIRDYKVISDGVVPENPLKFLYPNIPKDEAFARHYNSHPSKVYPYIPSTLIPISELRSNSSTTLPPCQSPEPPMTPGEFDMLNQQICFDIDTMSSPYSD, from the exons ATGAGTCAGTGGAAGCAGATCCAGCAGCTAGAGATCAGGCTGCTGGAACATGTGGACTACCTGTATGATGACAACTTCCCCATGGACATCCGTCAGGGTCTGGCCGACTGGATCGAGTCTCAGGACTG GGACACGGCAGCTAACGATGAGCCAATGGCTACGGTGATGTTCACCAACCTGCTGTCCCAGCTGGAGCGGCTCTGCTCCCAGGAGCAGAACTTCCTCCAGAGACACAACCTGAAAATCATCAACCAGCAGCTCCAG GTGAAATACAAGGCCAGCCCTGCCCTCATGGCCAGAGTGATCTCTACCTGTCTCAGGGAGGAGCGCCGGATCCTGTCCAGCGCCTGCATGCAGGAACAG ggTCCACTGGAGAAGTCATTGCAGAATTCGGTGGCCATCGAGAGGCAGAAGAACATGGACAATAGAGTTATGATCATCAGGAGCAGCGTGCAG ATGATGGACCAGTCTGTGAAATTCATCGAGGACATGCAGGACGATTTTGACTTCCGCTACAAGACCCTCCAGTCCCGCG ATCCGGTTGAGAGGAACTCAGATCTGATGAAGCAGGAAGTAACAAGACTGCAGGAAATGCTCAACAGGCTCGACTTCAAAAGGAAg GAGATCCTGAGTAAGATGAATGATGTGATCAAGGAGATTGATGACCTGATGACCTCTCAGCTCAACCCGGAGCTGTTGGCTTGGAAGCGCCGGCAGCAGATCGCCTCCATCGGCGGGCCGCTGCTCACCGGCCTGGACCAGCTGCAGAACTG GTTTACACTGACAGCTCAGAGTCTCTTCCAGGTCAAGCGTCAGCTGGACAAACTGGGCGAGCTGATTTTGAAAGTCACCTATGAGAGCGACCCGATCCCCCTGCAGAGACCGCAGATGGAGGAGCAGGTTAAATACCTCATCTACCACCTCATCAAAAG CTCATTTGTGGTGGAGAAGCAGCCATGCATGCCCACACACCCCCAGAAACCCCTCATCATCAAGACTGGAGTGCAGTTCACCACCAAAGTCAG ACTCCTGGTTAAACTTCCAGAAGTGGATTACCAGCTGAAAGTGAAAACAACATTTGACAA ggaccTACCGCCTGGCAGAGT AAATCGTCAGTTTTTCATCCTGACCAACAACACTAAAGCAATGGATATTGAGGATTCCTCCAACGGCTGCCTCTCCGTGGAGTTCAGACACCTG CAGCTTAAAGAGAAGAAATATATCAACGGCACAAAGGGGAACGAG gGTCTTCTCTCTGTGACAGAAGAGCTTCACTCTCTGAGCTTCGAGGCTTGCTTCACTGTGCAGGGCCTCACCGTCGACCTGGAG ACGTGTTCCCTGCCGCTGGTGGTCATTTCCAACGTCAGCCAGCTGCCTGGAGGCTGGGCCTCCGTCATGTGGTACAACCTCCTGACTGACGAGCCAAGG AACTTGGCATTCTTCGGGAACCCCGCTCGGGCGACCTGGAACCAGCTCTCTGAAGTCCTCAGCTGGCAGTTCTCCACCTTGGCTGGACGAGGCCTCAACAAGGAGCAGCTCAGCATGCTGGGAGAGAAGCTCCTAG gTCAGCAAGCCTCCTTCGGTGACTGTCATGTGTCCTGGTCCAAGTTCTCTAAG GAGAATATTCCAGGAAAGCCCTTCAGTTTCTGGATGTGGCTGGATTCCATCCTGGAGCTCATCAAGAAGCACTTGCTGCCAGTCTGGAATGACAA CTACATCATGGGTTTTGTGAGTAAGGAGATGGAGCGGGCGCTGCTGAAGGACAGAGACCCGGGGACTTTCCTCCTACGCTTCAGCGAGAGCCACCTGGGTGGGATCACTTTCACCTGGGTGGAGCACAACGATAACG GAGAGGTGAAGTTCAATTCTGTGGAACCGTACACCAAAAACCGCCTCAGCGCTCTCCCGTTCGCCGACATCATACGAGACTACAAAGTGATCTCAGACGGCGTCGTCCCAGAGAACCCGCTCAAGTTCCTCTACCCCAACATCCCCAAAGACGAGGCCTTCGCCCGACATTACAACAGCCACCCGAGCAAAG TCTATCCATACATACCATCCACCCTGATCCCCATCTCTGAACTGCG CTCTAACTCCAGCACCACACTACCTCCCTGCCAGTCTCCTGAGCCCCCGATGACTCCTGGGGAGTTTGACATGCTCAACCAGCAGATCTGCTTCGACATCGACACC ATGAGCTCTCCGTATTCAGACTAA
- the stat4 gene encoding signal transducer and activator of transcription 4 isoform X1, giving the protein MSQWKQIQQLEIRLLEHVDYLYDDNFPMDIRQGLADWIESQDWDTAANDEPMATVMFTNLLSQLERLCSQEQNFLQRHNLKIINQQLQVKYKASPALMARVISTCLREERRILSSACMQEQGPLEKSLQNSVAIERQKNMDNRVMIIRSSVQMMDQSVKFIEDMQDDFDFRYKTLQSRDPVERNSDLMKQEVTRLQEMLNRLDFKRKEILSKMNDVIKEIDDLMTSQLNPELLAWKRRQQIASIGGPLLTGLDQLQNWFTLTAQSLFQVKRQLDKLGELILKVTYESDPIPLQRPQMEEQVKYLIYHLIKSSFVVEKQPCMPTHPQKPLIIKTGVQFTTKVRLLVKLPEVDYQLKVKTTFDKDLPPGRVNRQFFILTNNTKAMDIEDSSNGCLSVEFRHLLKEKKYINGTKGNEGLLSVTEELHSLSFEACFTVQGLTVDLETCSLPLVVISNVSQLPGGWASVMWYNLLTDEPRNLAFFGNPARATWNQLSEVLSWQFSTLAGRGLNKEQLSMLGEKLLGQQASFGDCHVSWSKFSKENIPGKPFSFWMWLDSILELIKKHLLPVWNDNYIMGFVSKEMERALLKDRDPGTFLLRFSESHLGGITFTWVEHNDNGEVKFNSVEPYTKNRLSALPFADIIRDYKVISDGVVPENPLKFLYPNIPKDEAFARHYNSHPSKVYPYIPSTLIPISELRSNSSTTLPPCQSPEPPMTPGEFDMLNQQICFDIDTMSSPYSD; this is encoded by the exons ATGAGTCAGTGGAAGCAGATCCAGCAGCTAGAGATCAGGCTGCTGGAACATGTGGACTACCTGTATGATGACAACTTCCCCATGGACATCCGTCAGGGTCTGGCCGACTGGATCGAGTCTCAGGACTG GGACACGGCAGCTAACGATGAGCCAATGGCTACGGTGATGTTCACCAACCTGCTGTCCCAGCTGGAGCGGCTCTGCTCCCAGGAGCAGAACTTCCTCCAGAGACACAACCTGAAAATCATCAACCAGCAGCTCCAG GTGAAATACAAGGCCAGCCCTGCCCTCATGGCCAGAGTGATCTCTACCTGTCTCAGGGAGGAGCGCCGGATCCTGTCCAGCGCCTGCATGCAGGAACAG ggTCCACTGGAGAAGTCATTGCAGAATTCGGTGGCCATCGAGAGGCAGAAGAACATGGACAATAGAGTTATGATCATCAGGAGCAGCGTGCAG ATGATGGACCAGTCTGTGAAATTCATCGAGGACATGCAGGACGATTTTGACTTCCGCTACAAGACCCTCCAGTCCCGCG ATCCGGTTGAGAGGAACTCAGATCTGATGAAGCAGGAAGTAACAAGACTGCAGGAAATGCTCAACAGGCTCGACTTCAAAAGGAAg GAGATCCTGAGTAAGATGAATGATGTGATCAAGGAGATTGATGACCTGATGACCTCTCAGCTCAACCCGGAGCTGTTGGCTTGGAAGCGCCGGCAGCAGATCGCCTCCATCGGCGGGCCGCTGCTCACCGGCCTGGACCAGCTGCAGAACTG GTTTACACTGACAGCTCAGAGTCTCTTCCAGGTCAAGCGTCAGCTGGACAAACTGGGCGAGCTGATTTTGAAAGTCACCTATGAGAGCGACCCGATCCCCCTGCAGAGACCGCAGATGGAGGAGCAGGTTAAATACCTCATCTACCACCTCATCAAAAG CTCATTTGTGGTGGAGAAGCAGCCATGCATGCCCACACACCCCCAGAAACCCCTCATCATCAAGACTGGAGTGCAGTTCACCACCAAAGTCAG ACTCCTGGTTAAACTTCCAGAAGTGGATTACCAGCTGAAAGTGAAAACAACATTTGACAA ggaccTACCGCCTGGCAGAGT AAATCGTCAGTTTTTCATCCTGACCAACAACACTAAAGCAATGGATATTGAGGATTCCTCCAACGGCTGCCTCTCCGTGGAGTTCAGACACCTG CTTAAAGAGAAGAAATATATCAACGGCACAAAGGGGAACGAG gGTCTTCTCTCTGTGACAGAAGAGCTTCACTCTCTGAGCTTCGAGGCTTGCTTCACTGTGCAGGGCCTCACCGTCGACCTGGAG ACGTGTTCCCTGCCGCTGGTGGTCATTTCCAACGTCAGCCAGCTGCCTGGAGGCTGGGCCTCCGTCATGTGGTACAACCTCCTGACTGACGAGCCAAGG AACTTGGCATTCTTCGGGAACCCCGCTCGGGCGACCTGGAACCAGCTCTCTGAAGTCCTCAGCTGGCAGTTCTCCACCTTGGCTGGACGAGGCCTCAACAAGGAGCAGCTCAGCATGCTGGGAGAGAAGCTCCTAG gTCAGCAAGCCTCCTTCGGTGACTGTCATGTGTCCTGGTCCAAGTTCTCTAAG GAGAATATTCCAGGAAAGCCCTTCAGTTTCTGGATGTGGCTGGATTCCATCCTGGAGCTCATCAAGAAGCACTTGCTGCCAGTCTGGAATGACAA CTACATCATGGGTTTTGTGAGTAAGGAGATGGAGCGGGCGCTGCTGAAGGACAGAGACCCGGGGACTTTCCTCCTACGCTTCAGCGAGAGCCACCTGGGTGGGATCACTTTCACCTGGGTGGAGCACAACGATAACG GAGAGGTGAAGTTCAATTCTGTGGAACCGTACACCAAAAACCGCCTCAGCGCTCTCCCGTTCGCCGACATCATACGAGACTACAAAGTGATCTCAGACGGCGTCGTCCCAGAGAACCCGCTCAAGTTCCTCTACCCCAACATCCCCAAAGACGAGGCCTTCGCCCGACATTACAACAGCCACCCGAGCAAAG TCTATCCATACATACCATCCACCCTGATCCCCATCTCTGAACTGCG CTCTAACTCCAGCACCACACTACCTCCCTGCCAGTCTCCTGAGCCCCCGATGACTCCTGGGGAGTTTGACATGCTCAACCAGCAGATCTGCTTCGACATCGACACC ATGAGCTCTCCGTATTCAGACTAA
- the stat4 gene encoding signal transducer and activator of transcription 4 isoform X2, with translation MSQWKQIQQLEIRLLEHVDYLYDDNFPMDIRQGLADWIESQDWDTAANDEPMATVMFTNLLSQLERLCSQEQNFLQRHNLKIINQQLQVKYKASPALMARVISTCLREERRILSSACMQEQGPLEKSLQNSVAIERQKNMDNRVMIIRSSVQMMDQSVKFIEDMQDDFDFRYKTLQSRDPVERNSDLMKQEVTRLQEMLNRLDFKRKEILSKMNDVIKEIDDLMTSQLNPELLAWKRRQQIASIGGPLLTGLDQLQNWFTLTAQSLFQVKRQLDKLGELILKVTYESDPIPLQRPQMEEQVKYLIYHLIKSSFVVEKQPCMPTHPQKPLIIKTGVQFTTKVRLLVKLPEVDYQLKVKTTFDKDLPPGRVNRQFFILTNNTKAMDIEDSSNGCLSVEFRHLQLKEKKYINGTKGNEGLLSVTEELHSLSFEACFTVQGLTVDLETCSLPLVVISNVSQLPGGWASVMWYNLLTDEPRNLAFFGNPARATWNQLSEVLSWQFSTLAGRGLNKEQLSMLGEKLLGQQASFGDCHVSWSKFSKENIPGKPFSFWMWLDSILELIKKHLLPVWNDNYIMGFVSKEMERALLKDRDPGTFLLRFSESHLGGITFTWVEHNDNVLSIPNDDFSPQER, from the exons ATGAGTCAGTGGAAGCAGATCCAGCAGCTAGAGATCAGGCTGCTGGAACATGTGGACTACCTGTATGATGACAACTTCCCCATGGACATCCGTCAGGGTCTGGCCGACTGGATCGAGTCTCAGGACTG GGACACGGCAGCTAACGATGAGCCAATGGCTACGGTGATGTTCACCAACCTGCTGTCCCAGCTGGAGCGGCTCTGCTCCCAGGAGCAGAACTTCCTCCAGAGACACAACCTGAAAATCATCAACCAGCAGCTCCAG GTGAAATACAAGGCCAGCCCTGCCCTCATGGCCAGAGTGATCTCTACCTGTCTCAGGGAGGAGCGCCGGATCCTGTCCAGCGCCTGCATGCAGGAACAG ggTCCACTGGAGAAGTCATTGCAGAATTCGGTGGCCATCGAGAGGCAGAAGAACATGGACAATAGAGTTATGATCATCAGGAGCAGCGTGCAG ATGATGGACCAGTCTGTGAAATTCATCGAGGACATGCAGGACGATTTTGACTTCCGCTACAAGACCCTCCAGTCCCGCG ATCCGGTTGAGAGGAACTCAGATCTGATGAAGCAGGAAGTAACAAGACTGCAGGAAATGCTCAACAGGCTCGACTTCAAAAGGAAg GAGATCCTGAGTAAGATGAATGATGTGATCAAGGAGATTGATGACCTGATGACCTCTCAGCTCAACCCGGAGCTGTTGGCTTGGAAGCGCCGGCAGCAGATCGCCTCCATCGGCGGGCCGCTGCTCACCGGCCTGGACCAGCTGCAGAACTG GTTTACACTGACAGCTCAGAGTCTCTTCCAGGTCAAGCGTCAGCTGGACAAACTGGGCGAGCTGATTTTGAAAGTCACCTATGAGAGCGACCCGATCCCCCTGCAGAGACCGCAGATGGAGGAGCAGGTTAAATACCTCATCTACCACCTCATCAAAAG CTCATTTGTGGTGGAGAAGCAGCCATGCATGCCCACACACCCCCAGAAACCCCTCATCATCAAGACTGGAGTGCAGTTCACCACCAAAGTCAG ACTCCTGGTTAAACTTCCAGAAGTGGATTACCAGCTGAAAGTGAAAACAACATTTGACAA ggaccTACCGCCTGGCAGAGT AAATCGTCAGTTTTTCATCCTGACCAACAACACTAAAGCAATGGATATTGAGGATTCCTCCAACGGCTGCCTCTCCGTGGAGTTCAGACACCTG CAGCTTAAAGAGAAGAAATATATCAACGGCACAAAGGGGAACGAG gGTCTTCTCTCTGTGACAGAAGAGCTTCACTCTCTGAGCTTCGAGGCTTGCTTCACTGTGCAGGGCCTCACCGTCGACCTGGAG ACGTGTTCCCTGCCGCTGGTGGTCATTTCCAACGTCAGCCAGCTGCCTGGAGGCTGGGCCTCCGTCATGTGGTACAACCTCCTGACTGACGAGCCAAGG AACTTGGCATTCTTCGGGAACCCCGCTCGGGCGACCTGGAACCAGCTCTCTGAAGTCCTCAGCTGGCAGTTCTCCACCTTGGCTGGACGAGGCCTCAACAAGGAGCAGCTCAGCATGCTGGGAGAGAAGCTCCTAG gTCAGCAAGCCTCCTTCGGTGACTGTCATGTGTCCTGGTCCAAGTTCTCTAAG GAGAATATTCCAGGAAAGCCCTTCAGTTTCTGGATGTGGCTGGATTCCATCCTGGAGCTCATCAAGAAGCACTTGCTGCCAGTCTGGAATGACAA CTACATCATGGGTTTTGTGAGTAAGGAGATGGAGCGGGCGCTGCTGAAGGACAGAGACCCGGGGACTTTCCTCCTACGCTTCAGCGAGAGCCACCTGGGTGGGATCACTTTCACCTGGGTGGAGCACAACGATAACG TGCTATCCATCCCTAACGATGACTTTTCACCACAGGAGAGGTGA